In Ectothiorhodosinus mongolicus, one DNA window encodes the following:
- a CDS encoding DUF3467 domain-containing protein — translation MTEKSSVKVKPEVATAETLGNQPKIHWDESDMQSVYANVCNVMGTREEISLVFGSNQTLQPKPGGEVTIKVSNRVMLTPHAAKRFALLLKMGLDQYEQKFGEIKL, via the coding sequence ATGACTGAAAAAAGCAGTGTGAAAGTAAAACCCGAAGTGGCGACCGCTGAGACGCTGGGCAATCAGCCCAAGATCCATTGGGATGAGAGTGATATGCAGTCGGTGTATGCCAATGTCTGTAATGTCATGGGAACCCGCGAGGAAATCTCCTTGGTGTTTGGCTCCAATCAAACGCTACAGCCCAAGCCCGGTGGTGAGGTGACCATTAAGGTCTCGAATCGGGTGATGCTGACCCCGCATGCCGCCAAACGCTTTGCTTTGTTGCTGAAGATGGGTTTGGATCAATACGAACAGAAGTTTGGTGAAATCAAGTTATAA